GGTGTGGCTGATGTGAACACCCACCTCATGGTCGTGGTTTCTGAGGCCGATGCTGATGGACCGGCTGGCTCTGGAAATAGCTGCTGTCATCGCGTATAAATTAATGACGACATCTGCCACCCTCTTCAGCACCAACTGCTCATCCACGATTGTCTACAAGAGCAGAAATGATTGTTAGCTCGTAGTTCATCAATGTAAAACTTtaaccaaacattttttttcatactttgtATTTAGTTCATACTTATTTAGCACAGACAGGTAAGTTTTGTTACATAGAACTGCTACCCTAAGGCAGCAAGTTTTGAATTAACTATGCTCTGCCTTTTAACAGTTTTGGATTTACTACGTTTAAACTACTACATTTTGGATTAACTATGATTTTCCACTTGTTAACAGTCTTTCTGGCTGCAGCCAACAGTCAAATTGCTGTCTTGAAACCACTTTGGTAAATGCCAAAATCTCTGAAATTAAAGTACCAAACATGTCAAGCCTGttcaaaagagaaaggggaatgTGGCGGGGCCCAGCCTGATAAGCATTCTCAGAACACATCCCATTAACTGTCACAAAACTGACAGTCAAAGGTGTGCTAAGTTCAGTCTCTCCTATTTTAGCTACACCACTTTGCATAGGGCATAATTATAGATTTGTTTGCTGTGCCATATGGTTAAACAGCATAAATTCAAAAACTGCTGCTATAGCTCTTCATTTGGGAACAGGGAAATGGGTTCCAGTGACTGCTCACAGCGAAGGACTTAAAGTAAGTCACTGCAGCAGGCAGGATTTGTGCTTACagaggtaaaagaaaacaactcatTCACCGAGGctgctgggttttggtttgttttgttttttttttttttaaacagaagttgtCCATTACATCAAGTGTAGAATCTCAGTGTTTTCTCATACTCAATGGAAACACGTTGTGTAAAGGAACTCCTGGCTCTTGCCATACGCACAGTCTGCTCTAGATTCCAGCAAGGCCACTTTGCTTGGGGATAAACTATTCAATAACAAAGATAACAGAAAGAATAACACTTACCTTCCCAAACCTACTTAGCAGGCCTCTCACTGTAGttccaaaataataaatgttttcttcaagtTTCTTGCCACTTtcctataaaataaaacagaaaatacaacagTTTGAGCAGTCTTCAAAGGGAGGACAAGCACGCCCTCACCCCCCTTAAAACAGGACACTTGGCTAAGCAACAGGCATATTCTATGGAGGTATGAGCTACCCCCGGGCTGCCCAGCCAAGAAACCAAAGTCTTGCTGTGGGTGACACTTCCTTCTGCACCAGAAAGTGGCTGCTCTGCCCGCACGGTCCTGGCCTCTGTGTCTGGCTGCAGGAGGCCAGGGTTGCTGGTGGGTTTAGTAGCCAAGACACAGAATTCCCAACTACAGTACAAAACTAGTTGTCCTTTCTTAATTAGCCAAGACTGCTGTGTAGCAGGACACTGTTACGAGGTCTGGAATCAGTTCTGAGTGATCAAAACGAAGGAACAACGTACACGAAGTTGAACACTCAACAGACAATTCCATTGAAGAAAATAACACCGTAAGCCCCAAGATGTGTGCCCCACCATAAGAATGCACTTCCCCTCTCTAAAATATGGCAGTTCAATTTTCTGCTCCAGACACTGTTCATTACCAATGTCTAGTCACTGGCCACAATTCCCTTTAAGATGATCTTTCACcattttacatctttttcttcccagctaaaaaaggaaaggaagtttGCCTATTTACCTAAAAGGAATGGGATTATAAAATGCTGATTcttttctgaggggaaaaatccCTGTCTAGATGCAGCCCTGGTCCCCTGAAGCCAGCTAATACTAGATTTTTCTCTTGGCAAGCACTGCCTTTTTAACATTCAGCTGGTTTGCTGCCGAAAGCCAGATAGGCACTGTTCTTTCTCtataaaatatgcattaaaatTTTGTAAACTTTACTTCTGGTAACTTTTCAGTATAGTCTTGATGCTTATGCAAGTAATAGTTTGAAAAATTCTTATGCAACATTTAGTTCTGCACAGCAAACCTAAACCTTAGGATAAGTGCTGCCAGTTATGAAACCCCTGAAAATCCAGACTGTCTGGTACTACTGTGTGAATTCACCAATAGTCTCAAATTCTGGTATTAAGTAGGAAGAAAATTTCCAGTGACATATTTGGCTTTTATTAATTCATAACCACAACTACTTCATGCTGCTGATTCTTGTACTATGAATGCAAGTAAGTGGGTTTGAAGCTATTTAGAGGCCATGTGAATCTAGTGTGACACTAGCTCAGAATTGCTGTACTTAACCCACCCACGTGCTCTGGTGGCCCCGCAGAACACAGCATGGCTACCCAGAGGAGCTGTAGTGTGAAGGTTCCCTATGTGAACGGATGAGTATTAGCAACCCCTAGCAAATCCTCCCACCTGTGTGCCTGAAACACCTGACCTGGAGGACAGGGATACTGACACAACAGTAAAAATCACTAACAAACCATCATAGGAAAAACAtaccttgtctttttttctattaacaGAACATTCATCTTTAgtcataaaaaaatcatttactAAGTGATTAAGCAagcgtgtatatatatatagttcaCGGAAATTCTCACCTAAACCTATGTTACTATTAAGCAGGAAACAATACTGTGTTTTGTAACTGAGCTTACTATGAAAGGCAGCGACAGACCATTGCAAAGACTTTAATACTGTGAATGCTCAATTTATAGAAATGACTAGAATGGATATAAACCTGGATTTGGTATCAATACAGACATAGAGCAGTCTTCATTTTACCTTGATGTGTGCCCATATAATACCTATAACTAAGCCCTTACCTCTGAAATGGTATAAACGTCTGCTTAAATTTGTAAATCTCACCGTTCCTaagcatttgctttgttttgcataaCAGGATACCAAGTTGTGACAAGCAGTGCAGGGAATCAAATATGACAGACCAGCGTCTGGATCTGCCCACAGAGCaccgtgtccccccctccccttacCTGGAGGCTGGGATGCACCACTCCACGGTCACCAACTAGCCCATAATCCACTTTTCTGCCCATCATGTCCCGTAATTTGTTTAGAAACTCCCCCAGGGCCACTCCCACGTTTCCTTTCTTGATTTCTCTGAAATGTTGGGTAAACAACAGCTGTTAAAGGCCAGTTCCTGGTTTGCAAGGCAAGTTTCATGAGGTTCAGATATCAGCTGACATTCAAATGCTTTACCAAAACACCTGCAGTTTGTCTATGAAGCATCGAGTCTTTTGATCCATTTTACTATGAAGTCTGGACAACAATCACACTACAGCCTTACAAGTGTCCAGCGTGGTTCATACTCAGTGCCTCTCAAAGATACAATACATTCCGGAGACCAGTACAGGCACTCAAGATGTACAATACAGCTGTCTTTCCTACCCATAAAACTTTGTTATAAAATCTTGTTATAAAATCTTAATTACTGGTCTTGTGAGAAAGAATTTTATACAAGCTGGAATTATAAGATAAAATACAATAAGGCCAAGATTCCTAAATCTATAAAACAtccaattaaaagaaaacaaaaacaaaaacaaaaaccctatAACACTGAACTGCCTTTTAGACAGataatacactgaaaaatactgtgggtttttttcctacagtttcCCCTCTTATCTACAGTTACCAGTTAACAGATTCTGTTTCAGTTATTAAAAACTAATATAAACCAAATAAGAACATACTTGATTTTGTCAGTTAAGATTTTGCCTGCATACTGCATGCCCGTCAGAGCAATATACATTCGCAGGATTTCATTTGTTCCCTGTAAAAAACACAAGATAAAGTCAAGTCAGTATCAAGtacaaagtatttttagcatttcagaaatgtagaTCTGCTGTGTTAATGTtttctatacattttttttttctaaaactgcttttaatgTCTAAATAACTGATGTGCTGTGCTTTTTCCTGAAGCATTCTAAATGCATTTGGACTTGTGAGAGAAAAATTCTGTTGCGAGCTTTATGTGAGACAAGAGCCGACGTCACTTGTAAGGAAACACACGTGCCAGACAGTGCCCTCCCAGGCGAGCCTGCCTGGAGCGGTGACAGAGCTGGGCAGGGTGAGGACATACGGCTGCAGAGGGTCAGGGATATTGGGAGCAAGCAACAAAGACTAAACactctattaatttttttttttaaaagtataattttgAAGACAGGTTCCTTAGTTAACTATTTACTTTTACATAAAGTTTACAATGTTAACGAATGTTTTCCAAGCAGGGCTGTTTGCCAGTCTACTGCTTTTGTATTAAAAGATCACTCTTCAGCCCTCCATAAATGTTTGCTATCTTTTGCTTTATCTCAATTATAAATTCTCATTTCCTTTAGCTGTGAAGAAACTGAGCCTCTCATTATTAAACGTACACAGGTATCACAATGAAAAGAAACCAGTCTAAATACATTTTGAGTAAAAAAAGATGTGGATCATTCCAGTAAaggaacatttatttaaatagctgTTAAACTGCTCAATATGCCTGTTTGGAAAGCAAATGCAGATCAAGAAATTAAGATAATACTGAACAATTTAATGCCTGGGAATGTTTGATTgtataattgattttttttaatattgatggCTGCAGACTATAGACCAAAACACAGGAGGCTGGTCACACGTGAAAAGCGTCTCGAATATTAGATCAGTGTCAGGACTGTAGTGACCCAGGGCCAGGCCACAGAGGCtacaggcaaagaaaaaagcatttgcctGTCATTAGTACCAAGGTCTGGAGGGGCACCGACACAGCCCAGCCCACCTTGTGCTGCTGCCGGCCAACAGAACCAGATCCTGCACAACCAGCGCTGTGCCCTTGGCTGCACAAACTGCGTTCATCTGATCTGCTCACAGGTCCCTTACAGGCTACGACAATCAACAAGGTGAGCACAACCTCCTTGTGTTAGCAGGAGAGTAACTTTATGTAACTGTTGGGATCAGGGAGAAAAATGAGCTGAATGACCGAATTCCAGCGGTGTGGTGGTTTGGTTGTTTTAAACAACAGTTCCCATGACCCGTCCAGTGTGAAAGGTTGTCTCTGCTTCAACCACCTTAGAAAGCGCTCCCGACACCTGGGTTTGGTTTTACCATTCAGACCGTCTGTTAGACTCACAAACATCAAACCCCATGGGATGTAGGAGGATGACCTTACAGGGTGGCGGTTTTTTGATCAATATTGGAATTGACCCTTCCTACACACACGTATTtgtgagagcagctgggtgagACTGCTATGCACCGACCTGCAGTCTGAAAATTCTTTCCCGCATTAATTTGCAGCCGAGATCTTTGCTGTCCTGACACCAGGCGGTAAATGATCATTTGTAAACGGtccatgaagaaaaatcaagtctGGAAGCCTGACTCAGCTGTACAGATAAATGGTAACTGATAATCCAGCTTGGAAACACAATAAATTTCACAGCCAAcaggtctgtgtttttttttttttttaaataaatgcatatcactaaataaattaaattgctAAATTAATAATTTGTGAGTTTCCCTGCTTCACTTGTGAGAAGCACACAAGAGGAAAGGTTACCCACCTCTAGGCACCAACAGAGCAGCttagccacaaaaaaaaacaaaaaaagaacacctATCACATTACTACAGATACATGACAATGAAGGTGGCAAAAAGGTTTCAAAAAATATGCTTGATCCAAAGCAGGATGGGCAACTCCATCCTCCTCAGGCTCTTGCTTGGGCAGACACAGTACTGATGTCACGAGTCACCATATGTAATTACAGCGATTTACTGAACAGAAACTGATGAGTCACTTTTGTCAACTGCAACAGTTTTAGGCTTTTATGCTAATTTAGAATCCTTTAGTCTGTTCAAACCAACAAACCCAAGCCATGAACTGggactgtgtttttttttttctcatgacagTGTATTTAAAACAGCTGCAGGTTTTGTTAAAAACATCCAGAAAGTTTCTCCATATTTAAGAAACTGTATACACACTACCACTGCCTGATGTAACTGTGTATACATTGCCAGTTTGTTCTTTCCAGAGGCAAAGCTGGTGCCAGTTCCTACTGTAACTCACACTTAGTGAGTTAGTCTGTAAAAGCCATCGTTATCTTAGTTTATTAGAGGCAATTACTGTCCGTATCGCCAAAGAACGCAAGATGAGTGCTTCAGGCTTACTCTGTTACAGGCTTTGCAACGAAACGAACGCAGGCCTGTTCAACCGCACACTCGGGCTGCAGCACAGGCTTACAGACAGTGAGCACAGTCTATTGGTACTTGCCTCAAAAATGAGCAGTATCCTGGTGTCTCTGAGGTAGCGTTCGTAGGGGTAATCTTTCATATAGCCGAGGCCTCCGAGAATCTGCAGTGCTTCGCTTACGCACGTCCATGCGCCTTCAGAACTGAACACCTGCCGTTGAACAGCACTTTAATCACCACGCTACACACAGATACAGAGCCACTGCTCTGGTATCATACCGACATGACATTGCTGTGGTGTACAAGAGTCCTGTTTAAAGCTTGCCTGAACTAGTGTCCTTATGGCTCAGGGTGTACACTTTGGTCAAACTTAATAGCTTCCTTGCAATCCACAAAACGTCTCTAGTAAGGAAATGTTCCTGGGAGAGGCAGAGCCACTGATGGCAAGAACAGCTGTAGCTGCTTGGCTGGAGCCCCTGTCCGCCCAGAGTCACTCAACACGAGTTCTTTTCAAGTGACCATGCCATAAAGGATCATCAACAGGGGCTGAAAACCTGTGGGTTCTCCTCACAGACACCTGCCTCCCACAGGGACACTCCAGCAGAGAGGGCCTGACTCCGTCTCCGTACGTATTCTGCAGCCCATTCTGCGTTAACGCCAGGCCAAAGCGCCTCAGCCCGGCCTGCAGCTGGCAACATAACCGTGTTTTCACTACTGCTGCTGTGTGAGGCTGCACAACACCAGAATCCAAGGGGACCATGATATTCCAAACCTGTTGTATGCAGTTTGTACGTCGTATGGTGACAAAGTCTGAATCTGCAGTAATCACTGGGAAATAAGAGAAAACAGTAATGTCTATTTATTGTCTTCATCTAGctgagtttggttttggttttgtgtggtttggtttttttttgatcatATGTCTAAATGTAGTACCTGAGCCTCTCGGCAATCTGGACTGcagactgaaaagcagcagaggtgtTAGTCTGTATTAACTTAAAAGCTGTAGGCAAATTTTTCACTAAAATTCCTTACCTTGACCATGGCTGCTTCCACGGAGCAGTCTGGAAAGCCTGGCCTGTCCATCATGCCTGCAGTGAGGTAAGCCATACTCTCCATTACATATGCTCTCACAGCCATAACACAAAACTTCTCCTGTCAAACAGTAATGTGAGGAATCATACAGAAATTCATATGCAAAAATCCCACAGTCAAGCCTGAAACTCAAGAGCACACCTGCAGTTCTCATATGTTTAACATATTATCAGATATTAATTAAGAAGTACTGCAAAACTAAATCTAAAactaatctaaaaataaaaaaattttatttcttacatttctcATGCTagacatttaaaatgtcagtgtgcATGTCTGCACTAAATTTACACAACTTTAATACCTCTAGCCATTTCCTTAAGCCAGCACAGCCAACAGAACCCCAACAGAATCTGTCCTTGCATTTAGTCAACACAAAGCACAAGatttaagtttttttcttcattttttattacctGAATTAGTCCAAATTCGCTCAGTCTCTTATTGAATTGTTTCCTGGTACAAGCATATTCTGctgtcatttctttaaaaaaataaaaacacaaaacaaatccaTCTCAAACCAGCAGAACCATAACCACCACAGACCATTCCTGCTGCCAGTGTCGTGCTGACAGGACTGACTGTGACACTGCAACCTGTACATCGCCAACCCCCCACTGCTCCAGAAGGAGCCTGGGACACACACCCCCAATACTGGTGTTGGTCACAGCTGGGAATGCTGTGCCAAAGGCTTTTGAACAGGAATCGGAGGGGTGAACCTGTACTCTTAGAGCAGGTACATTTGAGTGCTAATTAATTACTTCAGAGGGATTTCTGTTCCTATTTTGGGTAACTATtagcagaaaacaattttattacTTATTACTATGCGTAAGCCTTGAGCCAGTTATTCAAGGTGGAAGTTTTAAGGGAGATGATTATACCTTCTCAAAGTAATAGTACATAGGCTATTCTCTcagtaagaatatttttatcttagaaAAATTCAACAGAGGCACTAACTTTCCACTctatgaactgaaaaaaacttcagtgttttacaggcttttaatgaatattttaaataaaaattattgtcGTGTTTTAAAGAAGTCAAGGTGATGTTATGATCAAGACTCGTGTTACTGTTTTGAATTACCTGCATTCTATACCTCATGCagatcagggtttttttgcacgGCACCCAGCAACCCACAACACCCAATTCACCCACCTATCAATTTTTTAATCATCCCAGCAGATGCGCTGCCCATGCTGAATCTTCCACTGTTCAGGATATTCATGGCAACCTGTGAAGAAAATCAATGGTTTTTAGGCACAAACGTTGTTGCCACAAAACCTCTCCTTAGGCCACGACGGTCACCGCTCTCTTGCTTCATGTTTTAGGGCTTTCGTGGATTTCATTTGTCACTGGAATACACCTCCTCTCCCGTGACACCTGCCCTCACACTGCTCAGCACAGCACTCAGCAACCCAGCAGTAATGCTCCAGACCTTGGCTT
This Nyctibius grandis isolate bNycGra1 chromosome 29, bNycGra1.pri, whole genome shotgun sequence DNA region includes the following protein-coding sequences:
- the ACAD9 gene encoding complex I assembly factor ACAD9, mitochondrial is translated as MQIPEEYGGLGLSNTMYARLGEIISSDGSIAVTLAAHQAIGLKGILIAGTDEQKAKYLPRLASGEHIAAFCLTEPGSGSDAASIQTRATLSEDGKYFLLNGSKVWISNGGLASIFTVFARTEVVDKDGQVKDKITAFIVERDFGGVTHGKPEDKLGIRGSNTCEVHFENTKVPIENVIGEVGGGFKVAMNILNSGRFSMGSASAGMIKKLIEMTAEYACTRKQFNKRLSEFGLIQEKFCVMAVRAYVMESMAYLTAGMMDRPGFPDCSVEAAMVKVFSSEGAWTCVSEALQILGGLGYMKDYPYERYLRDTRILLIFEGTNEILRMYIALTGMQYAGKILTDKIKEIKKGNVGVALGEFLNKLRDMMGRKVDYGLVGDRGVVHPSLQESGKKLEENIYYFGTTVRGLLSRFGKTIVDEQLVLKRVADVVINLYAMTAAISRASRSISIGLRNHDHEVLLTNIFCMEAYFKNNYTMAQLEKYADENLDDFIKKAAKQVLEKRAYICSHPLDRTF